Sequence from the Trichomycterus rosablanca isolate fTriRos1 chromosome 10, fTriRos1.hap1, whole genome shotgun sequence genome:
gccagtccatcgcagggcacacacacacacacacacactgatatagggcaattcattttctccaattaacctgactgcatgtttttggactgtgggaggaaaccggagctcccggaggaaacccacacagacacagggagaacatgcgaacaccgcacagaaaggacccggaccgccctgcctggggatcgaacccagaaccttcttgctacccaccgagccaccgtgccacccagatgcaaatcaatattttattaatataattgatttattacacctggtaGCAATTTCTGATACTGAAACATGTAATTAAAAAaggtgtcccgatacttttgtccatatagtgaatataaaaaaaatattattattatttttttaatgattaaatgTCTGTTACAATCAGTCAGTTATTGAAATATACAcagtataaaacattaaaacgccCAGAAATACTTTTCCCTCTATGTAAACATTCGACTTGCATTCATCAGATCTACGCTTTCAAAAGTAAATACACTTCTCTAGATTTATAAGGTAACAACagataataaaaatttattttatttgtattttttgaaatgcattttctcccgaattttctagcgcatccaattttttacccaatgcTGCTGACACCCGCCCTGAtcgaggagagcaaactgacacaagccccctccgacacgaggtgagttcatatgcggatcagccttgtgcacggagagccacaccctgataaacattattcctcgtctctgtgcaggtgctatcaatcagccagcagaggtcgtaattgcatcagttatgaggtccgtcttcggctccctccctggatgaacaacagccaattgttgttcatgtggccacccagctcagatggatggcagagctgagattcgatatgatatgtattcgaaatcccagctctggtgtgctagcgtgttttttttttttttaccgctgcgccacctgagcggcaatttTAGTTTTATAATCCTAACAGAAATACTCATCAGGATGCCCCTCGGTCCTGATAACTGCCTCCGAATCGACGCTGGACCGAGCCGAGAGGAGGCGATTGGACTCATCCTGGTTGAGCTGGATCCATTTAACAGCTCAGAGACGGGGACACCCACCGACGAGCTGCTCGGTGGGACGTTCTGTGCGACGAGTTTGTCCTGATATGCTGCCCGTCCGGTGTCGCCGTTCTTCCTGCCGCTGGTTTTCTTTACCGACGTTTCACCGACTTGCCACGCGTCTGTGATGACAAGGGAGATGACGGCGGTGGTGCTGCCCACGAAGTTAGCGGCTCTGCAGACGTATTTGCCCGAGTCGTGATAGGAGACATTAGGCAGACTAAGGATGGACCAGGTGATTCCTTCGTTTGAAACCTCCTGAAGAACTGTAAACAAAAAAGCATTAATAGTCGTTAATTACACGTTAattctgatgcaattacgacctctgctggctgatcgaaggcactgcacagagacgggggataatggggatcagtgcatgactcttaATGAGtgagactgagccccatatgaactcatcTTGTGCAGGGGAAAATAAGTGGTtgggtactgcacacatgtcaaaGGGGGCATGTGTTCACGGtcagtggaggtcaacatcatcAGGTCAGGTCATCAGCCaaacgcaattgggtaattagGTATGactaaatgcaataaataaatatataaataaatgttatgctttcaactttgtggaaacagtttggggaaggcccttagACAgttgtccctgtgcacaaaggttCATAAAGAAATAGGCggctggtcctaatgttttggttctATTAGAACTTGTGAAGCTGTTGACGAGGAGTCGACTCACCGGTGCCATTAACTGTTTTCCCATCTGCCCGGGACCAGGCGAGCTCAGGCGTGGGCACTCCGACCGTGCCGCAGCGTAGCAGAACGTCGTTGCCCACCGAGCTGCGGACTTTAGCCACGGCGGTGTGCACCCGCGGTACCTGGCACCTCTGCAGCTCCACATCCGAGAAGAAGACGCCGGATAAACTCTCGGGTTCTGAACAGCGCAGACCGGTGTCGATGAGCGCTGATGTGGAGGACGGGGACGTCTGAAACTGTACCAGGTCAAACAACCGACAGTCGCACTGCCACGGGTTTTCATGCAGACCTGCaatgaaaataaacaattaCACAACCATACAAATACTCATCTGACTGAAGGGcaaagttcccacagacacacttcaacgTCTTGTAAGAAGAAATTGGGTCTGGTTCTACCAGGAAACACAAAGCTGGAAAAACCCTGAACCAGGgcgccaatcacgtctgtataGACACCCAGCcgaccaatagcactgctgagattcaaacccgacTCTCAGTGGAGGTgagctagtgtaacagaccgcTGTGCAACCTGAGCGCTGTGGTGGTAGTTCTAAATCGTTAGagtataaaataaacattaaaaaacgaTAATTAAATTTACCCAGAATGATTTTGGAGTTCTCCGCCACAGTTGGAGGTTTGGGAGCGAACCACAGCGTCAGTACCTCAGGAGGAAGTGTGGCGAGGTTGTTGCTGGATAAATCCAGGTAGGAAAGGTTCTGGATGAAGGTTGCGGCCTCGGCCGGGATGCTGAAGATCTCGTTGTTGTGTAGATCCAGCAGTCTGAGGCTGGACATGTCTGATAAACTCTCCCAGGGGAATGAGGTGATCAGGTTCCCCTCCAGTCGAAGCTCGATGAGATCGCTGAGGCCACGGAAACTGTCCGAGTGGAGGAGCGAGAGAGAATTAAAGGACATCCAGAGAAACTCCAGGCTGCTGAGGGAGGTAAAGGCCTCGCTGGAGATTTGGGTGATGGGTGTTTTCTCGATTCGGAGTTTGGACGTGTCAAAGGGAAAACTGGTGGGGACGGAGGTGAGATCAGGATCGTTACACAGTACGCTcctgaaaaataataaataaaaaactgttgGTTCTAGtaaaaatctaataataataataataacaacaataataataataacaataataataataataaaataataataataataataaccacaataataataataaccacaataataataataataataaccacaatgataataataataataataataataataataataataataataataattataataacaataaacacaataataataataataacaataataataacaacaacaataataataataaccacaataataataataacaataatactactactaataataataataacaacaaaaaacaacaacaataaccacaataataattataataataataattattattattattattattattgatgatgATCAATAATTATgggtgatttttattattagtggaATCCTTGCATAATGAATAAGACGAATGTTTATATGTAATATTCTGTGTATTGTTAGTGATATTGGACGTAACCAGACCTGCAGCTGAGCAGTTAATGAGGCTAGAAGATTAAAAAGCACTCACAAGTTAATCTCACATCAGGCAGACAGGAAAATCTGTCCTGAAATTAATCCTGACCtaaagaataaaacaaaaccaGCAGGAAATGATTCTGAAGATTCTCACCGAGCTTTAGATCCGCCACTGAGTTTGTGATAGAAGCAGCTACACAGTGCAGGACAGGTGAGGCTCAGGACAGGCAGGCAGCTCACGAAGGTCAAACACAGACCCACTTCCAGGCGTCCCAACATTTTAGCACTGAAATACGAGTCTACAAGTCTAGACCGGCTGGTATAGATGGATAAAAACAGATGAACGAGCGTTCGGTTGGTGTCGTGGTCGTGTGCTGTGGTGTCTCAGTAGTCCACGTCCACACTGCGCCTCCCGCGCTGAATCCCCAGATAAAAAGGATAGAGGAGGATTAGAGAGAAGCACTCGGGTTATTTTCATTTACACGATTATTTCCTCCCTGGAAGCTCATAGGCTGCGGGCTGGACTTAAGTTTATATACAGGACAGAGACACATAGACGTCTGATTGGACAGTTCAGGAGAGTTTGGACGCAACTGGAGTTTGACTttggacagacaggcagatttAATAAATTTCCTTAACATCAATtccaaaaaagatgggacagcaggaaaatgtgaataaaacagACACCTAtgatgtattcattcattttcttatccgcttatccatttAGGGTCGCGgaggaggggtgctggagcccatcccagcttttcaatgggcgcaaggcacacagtaacaccctggagggGCCctagtccattacagggcagacacacacacacacacacacacacacacacatacattcacctgtagggcaattcagtgtctccagtttatctgactgcatgtttttggactgtgggtggaaaccggagctcccggaggaaacccacacagacacggggagaacatgcaaactctgcacataAAGGACCttgactgccccgcctggggatcgaacccaagaccttcttgctgtgaggtgacagtgccacctACAGTGCTATAAGGCATGAAAAaactactgaacagctttgggatgaaccggaacatctgctgaggctttcttgaccagttgtttgactgaacgggcacaaattcccacagacatactacaaagtctggtgagaagccttctcagaagagtgactgTTATTATAGCTGATGAGATCACACAGGTTGCTCtgttaatattgtttatttagctcaggtgtccaaatacttttggccagaaacaccctggatggaCCACCAGTCTAGCACACGGTGACAATCACTCATTTAATCATGtgctgccaatccaccttctgcatgccgTTGGGGGGCCGGCGGAAACTGCACAGCTCCTCACACACCgggaggatcaaacccagggcgTCGGGGTccgtgttgctgtgcagcattcTGCTGCTGTGCTGTAATGCTGTAATGAATCCAGTGCTTGACGGAGCTGTTGGACTTTTGGACCAAGCGCAGAtccgtccacacacacacacacacacacacacacacacacacagataaaagtATGGACTGTATGTTGTTATCCAGGTCCACTGGGTGGTATTAAGACATTCCTCTTGGATTTACCCCCTCTAAGACCCCTCAGATTATAAAAGGAGGTTTTCGTTCCTCTCCTGAACTCTGCCATTTCGGGTTCGGTTCCTCTCAGGACGTGTGGTTTTGTGGTTTTGTGTTATTGTGCTTCTGTGTTTTTGATAAAATGGCGCAAACGTTACCAGAAGGATTCAGTGACTTTGACATGTTCTCCTTCGGCTCGGTGCTGCTGGTGGGCGGTAAGTGAGGAAACGTCCTCACATTCTTTTCTGTTCCGCAACTGAAGGAACGATGAACTTTCACTTCTggatctcactcactcactcactcactcacacagacacactttcactcactcacacacactttcacacactcattcactcattcactcactcactcactcactcactcactcactcactcactcacacactcatttattctaTAACATACACAGAGCCACCAAGCACctgttcatgtctttatagagcttactttgtgcacagggatacAGTCATACTGAAAATGGAAAGGtcattccctaaactgttactgcaaacTAGTAAACAATGTCCTTTACACAATTGATTCATTACGTTTTTATTTTGCATCAGTCTGAGAACTCGGCGCCATtcctggatgttgttgatatttGGTTTACCAAATGGTTACCAGCCGTGTTAACTGCCAAGAGTTTTCTGAAGGATTTAGTTCAGAAGTCAAAGGTCACGTGCACTCAGTAGTGATCTCTGGTGTCGTTCTTTACACACACAGATCTCACCAGATATGCTAAAGCAGcggttctcaaccagggggctGAGGACTCCTAGGGGGGGCCCATTGCGTTTAATTGAAAAGAGTAAAAATAATCACACGTGATGGGACGTGATCTCTTACTACCGATAGCCTTTGAAAATTGGTTTGTGTTAATGGTATAGTGTtatgtcgtgtgtgtgtgtgtgtgtgtgtgtttaggtctGCTGGGTTTCTTCCTGAACCTTGTCTCCATCCTGGCGTTCCTGAATATGAAGGAGATCAGGACACCCAGTAACTCCTTCGTCTTCTGCCTGGCACTCGCTGATCTGGGTCTGAACTGTAACGGACTGGCATCGGCCTACGCCAGTTACCTGAGGTACGAAAAACCACTTCACATCACTATACACTGATAGGCCAAAACAATTGGGCCACCCACTTAACATACTGTTTGGGAGGTACTTCAACCCAGTCCAGGCCGGTTTCTTCCTTcggatctgctgcattcaacaggTGAACTATGAGGAACCATCATCAACACCAACATctgatagatccctcaccctcacatgcaccagtgGTACCCATTATGTATTGGCATGCACATATTTGGGGTTGGTCCTAATGATTCCGTGAAACatcagcacaaagcttcatgtTCTTTTTTCTCATCACGTATATTTCAGATACTGGCCGTTCGGCCCCGAGGGTTGCCAGATCCATGCTTTTCAGGGACTTGTCTCTATCTTGGCAGCAATCAGCTTTCTTGGTGCTGTAGCCTGGGACCGATATCACATGTACTGCACcagtaagtaaaattaaaatctaATTAATTTACTACACTAGAAATCAATGATTAATTTGGTGCATGGTGTAGAAAAACATTTCCTCCTaattcatcattatttattattactcactatagctggtgacttctctgtgcccccTATAAACAAAGCTAGTTAAACTATACTTATTACACAGTATTCTTCTTAATTCAATTGATAATATAGTACTGTGGTTAATAAACCTGATAACAGTTTAAAATATTGTGACATGTGGTGTGCTTCTAGAGCAGAAGATGTTCTGGAGCACGGCCGTGACCATGAGCACCATCATGTGGCTTTTGGCTTCGATCTGGGCGGCTCTACCCTTACCCTTCATCGGCTGGGGCGTATTCGACTTCGAGCCCATGCATGTTGGCTGCACGTTAGACTACACCAGAGGAGACCGGTGAACTTTAACACTTTAACGCTGCTAAAATATAcagtgtggccaaaagtatgtggacacctgatcacaaGGCACTCCACTATTAATAAACCTCACAGGAAAAGAGAAATGCAATGGTACTGACTGAAACACAATCAttaagaggtgtctacatactttttgacaCATTTCCATACGTACTGCAGACACTGAGCCTCCATATAAATGTTACTTGACTGTAATTTTCTCATGATTTAACACATTTGTGTTATACAGAGAGTACAGGACGTACACGCTGGCGCTCACTTTGCTGTACCTGGCCTTCCCTCTACTCATCATGTACTCTTCTTATTCCTCCATCTACGCTTACttcaaaaaaacacacaacttTAAGGTAAAGTTGAACTTTAATTATTGATCAAAGCTGTTTAATACTGTATTATGATTCGTTTACATTTGGTTTTTAATTCTGTCCTGCAGTTCAACACCGGTCTGCCCATAAAGAGCCTGCTGGTGTTTTGGGGTCCGTACGTGGTCATCTGTCTCTACGCCTGCTTAGAGAACACGAAGGTCCTATGTCCAAAACTCAGGATGGTGAGTGGAGATTCACACTTTATGTGATGGGTCAAGCCAGAAGTATGTTGATACCATTTGTGTTAGCAAGATTGTGGCCCTGTGCTCAGAGTTGGCTCTGGaggagctctgacctcaaccgacctttgagatgaatctttgggatgaattggacaAATGAACCgataaataacttttttttttaccaaatgggcacaaattccaagcAAAATTTTGTGAAAAACTGCAAAGGGTGGAGTGAGGGAACAACACAGAGTGTCCAACACAGGATCGCTCATGTtcgtgtccacatgcttttcgCTGGAGTAGAAAAGGTGGCCCCATTATATAAGCAGCATTATATTACCTACAATATAATACTACCTTAAATAAAGTACAAATTATTTGTTTACTGAGCTCAGGTGGTGAAGCAATCTATCTATCTCAGtgatgctatcagccggccgggtgtctacattgacatgattggctatgtaagTATGAGGGGAAATGGATTGCCGCCCTGTGCAGGCTATTACTGCCctgcgtccagtgtttcccggtggaactAGACCCGCTGCCACTCAGACCACAATAACATAGTTGATGAAAATGGAATGAAGCTGTTTGCCAGTTTAATAATCATTACTGTAGATACTTTAACACAACCAGACATGCACACATTTTCTAGTAGTCATTTatggtgtttgtgtttttacagGTTCTCCCAGTGCTGGCTAAACTATCTCCCATCTCCAACGCTTTACTCTACGCGTACGGTAATGAGTTTTACAGAGACGGAATCTGGCAGTTCGTCACCGGACAGAAACAAGTTGataagaagaaataaaaattcATCACATGCTTTCAGTGTCTATAAAAACAACATGAATATTGTACATTTTACTTCTAAAATCATTATTGAATGTTTATCCTGAAAAGATAAACcagatttattttagtttacatGTTTTGTTGGTATTTGATGTGAAAGTACAatccccatttccagaaaagttgggacgttttgtatagtgcaataaaaagaagaatctgtgatgtgttcattctcatgaatctttatttaactcataaaagatttccagtgtttttactgatcagcttcattgttcaattcttgcttgatatgagactttAGCTGCCCAAGAGTCCGTGGTCGCTGTTGTCTGCTTCTTCTCTTCATGATGTGCTGTACATTTTCAACAGcaaacagatctggactgcaggcaggacagtcaagcacatgcactctgtgtctaagaagccacgctgttgtagcaTGTAGAGAATGAGGGACTTTTTGGGAATAGACATCACctagatggcagcatatgtctctctaaaTGCCCCTGGGTCAGTGGTATCTTTACATATATGCACCCCAAATCATGACAGACTGGCTATTGCACCTTTCTATAATAAGAATAGTAATGACTTTTACCTTCGATCTATCCTGAACAGAGTTAGAGTGGGTCAAGTTTCCACAGAGTCAATGAGAGCCATGTGTATGTGCTGTATGATGTATGTGCACTgctagggattcgaaccctggatcccagctttAGTGAGCTAATGTTATTCATTGTTGCAGCACCCAGGCTCtacagacacaacaacaatacaaGATCAAAAAATGAAGGAAACTCCATATTACGTCAAAATCATGATCACATGTCCACATGCTGTACGTTTGGCCATAAAGTGAAAATACAAAGGTTGGTAATCTGAGATCATGGCTATTCAACAAACAAGGGTTCTGTGTACTGCGCGTAAGCCTGGATTAAGATAGCTCAGCCTGGTCTGCTGGTCTGGGTCGAATACAAAGTAGAAGATTAGGCACATCCTGATATTGCAGAGTGAGATGTGGCCCTGTGTAAACAAGGGAGATGCTTAAATTGAAATTGTTCAACCAATCACAAACTAGTGTGTGacatcacaaacaaacaaaatgacatcaccacatttgcctAATATTTACTTGAAGACATCATATAGGATCGCTGTGTTAACCCAGAAGCAGTCCATTTTATATTAACTTAGCAGCAAAGTTCTGGAACTGACAGTTTAATGACACAGTAAGCTAGTTAACATATTATGCAGTCcaaggaacatcatctatgtggtcccagcgacatcatctatgtggtcccaggaacatcatctatgtggtcccagggacatcatctatgtggtcccagggacatcatctatgtggtcccagggacatcatctatgtggtcccagggacatcatctatgtggtcccagggacatcatctatgtggtcccagggacatcatctatgtggtcccagggaCATCATCTATCTTTTAGCGCAAACGTTACCAGAAGGATTCAGTGACTTTGCCTTCGGCTCGGTGCTGCTGGTGGGCGGTAAGTGAGGAAACGTCCTCACATTCTTTTCTGTTACTGCACTGAAGGAACGATGAACTTTCACTTCTggatctcactcactcactcactcactcactcactcactcactcacacacacacactttcactcaTTCTTTAATACACTATGGACTGCATAATATGTTAACTAGCTTACTGTGTCATTAAAGCTAAACTGTCAGTTCCAGAACTTTGCTGCTAAGTTAATATAAAATGGACTGCTTCTGGGTTAACACAGCAATCCTATATGATGTCTTCaagtaaatattaacatttcCCACAAGCCACCGCGCTCATCAATGCATATTTGCAACACGTGGTCTTAGTGCCATATTAATGCGCGTTTACAACAACGTGGTGCTCAGGCTGTGATATTCACTGACTATGCTATCGGGTATTCTTGAGAGATACTAAGAAAAGGAAAAGAATAGAAaggacaaaagaaagaatacaggAATTAGTTTTGAACGTCTGCAGTGTTGCTGAAGTGATTCGGGAGCTGTTTAGGTTCATCCAGGCACGATTTCTCTCTCATCTAGTTTTGCTGGtgaaaaataacagtaaaagcACTAAAGGTtaaccttattattattattattatttaccacaCACCATCCTTGCAGCTAACGTTACTCAATATGGGCTATTGAAAAAGGCTATCCAAagaattttgaagtgtgtctgtgcgactctgcccattcagtcaaaaacacATTTGACAGTTCAGCCACTGATTTTAAGTCCCATAAAACATAGACAATCATGTCACATTATTAGTAGGGGTTGGATTTTAGTTCTATGTATCAAACATTGCTTTGTAATCAGGGGCAcagttatgttttattataattttttaataacattGTTTATTTGATTCTATTGACTTCAGACTCTTGTTAGTAAAGGGTGCCGAAAACCTGAATGAATTGTTCAAAAGGATTGTCCAATTATTTTTGGACAAATAGCAAGTTAAAGCTTTTGCAATAAAAAAGTTGTGTATCAAAATGTGCAAACTTGCAGTTCCTGTGTAGAAACCAACCACCACAAATGAAATttgaccaggggtgtccaaactttttagaAGCTGCATGCCTAATATGCAGACCAATAATATTTTGGTGGGTCATAAACAGAACCACTGTCATTGGGTCTCAAAAGCGCATTTAACAGTTAAGGCACTGATTTTAAGTCCCATAAAACAGTAAATCAAGCCAAACGTTTTCAGCAGGGGTTGGATTTTAGTCCCATGtatcaaactcatcaaacctcAGGTCTTTACAGACATAGATTTGTAATCAGagacattttataatttatttattataattataaacacctgaatgaaatatttagaaggggtgtccacatacatttggccaaatAGTGTACAATGAAGAATTACAAAAGAAGGGTTCACATATCTTTACTTAAAACCAAGCACAAATGAAATTTGACCAGAAGTGTCCAAACCTTTCACCAAAGCTGCATGCCTAACAAGGTGACCGCTAATATTTTGGAGGGCCATAAACAGTGTGATGAGCAGAACTAAATCCTGAAGCATTTTCCCAGTTTTGTAAATCCTGACCTGAAACGTAGGCAGGTGATTTTAGGACAGAAGAGGGTTTCAGAAACACGAACTTCAACCTGGTGGTCTCATGCTCAACACATGTAGAAATAATGTCGAGGGATTATAGAGAAAGTGTAATCTGGATTAGGTTTTATTTACGTAACAGCTCTGTCGGTCCAAAATAAATCTCATTTAATACATAAAGTGTTGGACGAAATATTGGAAACCTCAGACGATAAAGAATTCTGATGCTTTATACGTGTTGAGGTTCAGATTTTACTGTCAGTTCAAATATATTGAAGTGAAAAGGCAACAGTATTATACACAGTTCATTCAGGAAGTAtccagagtcctttctgtggCTCTTTGAACTGTGCTCAAGCATCCTAtttgctttaataaaacttGATATGTGTAGAGCCTATTGGGTCATCCAATTGGTTTGACTGACGGCTctccataaatcaggcctttattGCAAAATGGCAAGATGGAAAACATAACTGAATAAACACCCATATGAAAGCCGACTTGGAGTTTGTATCCTTTCATCCACACTTAAAACACAGTAAATTTTGCTCTCTAGATTCAAAACTGAGTTGCTAGTTCTTGTCTCTATTTTAGGCCCTAAAGCTGGaaagattttgtttattttgaccTTGCAAAGGtccactgttccatgcacttAGTAGTGTATTAAATACAGCCAGACCTAAAGAACAGTGACCTGCTAGAACTGAAGAATTAATCACTGAGTTATTTTTCCTCTGGTGTCCTCTAGTGGAGGAAAGTACAACACTTCTTtttcgctctctctctcacacacacacacacacacacacacacacacacacacacacacacacacacacacacctcaagcAGCTTCTACTCCTTTTGAATGTGTCTGTAGGGATCTGTGCACACAAACTCACTGATGTTGGGCGTTAACCAGTGGTTTGCAAtagacgttccaattcatctcaaaggtgtttcgttaggttgaggtcaggactctctgcAGGTCACTAGAAttcctccacatcaaactcATTAAACCACGTGTTTATGGAGCACCATCATGCTGGTTGGAATTTGGTTGGTTTCAGGATCAACAAATGATCACATTCAAGTAGCTGCAGATGCTTTTACACCCAGTGTGTTTCTTACACTTTACATCTAATGTTCTGTCATTTTATCATAAAAAAATATCATCCACATGTGATAttcagtatattttaataaaacagtaaaaacatattgttagtagtagtagtagtaattacCATcagtagtagtgttagtagtagttggcagtggtagctcagtggttatggtTATATAGGTGTTGGACTCCTTTGTTTATGAAATAAATGCAATAATTCCATTTAGAGTGACGAACAGGAGCCATCAGAGAGGGTGATTACTTTTACTAATCACTGTACAGAGGGGTGAATAATGTTGTGTAGAGTGTAGTGTGATGGTATGAACACTAGGTTGCAGTCTTACACTGTCTGTAAAGTTCATTTCCAGTGTTAGTACAGCCTGTTCCAGCGATCCGACTCTccaaagatttttttattaCCTTTATTCTTTATGTGCTGTGTTTATGttcaaataaatgttttaataatattatcagaatatcaaataattaataattataataattatatcatTTAGTTtggttattaattaattaattaatgtttttccCCCCcgtttttttaaatctattacAGCAGCTGATAAAATAGCAGTGTTAAGGTACTTGTGTCCACTTaaatcattataaaataaaacatacatgtttacttttttactgCTGTAAAACATTTATGTGTTTGATGTAAATCTGCAATGGTGGCGCAGTCCTTGTGATTTGGGTTCGACCCTTGCCTTCgattactgtctgtagtgagtttgacatgttcttcCTGACTGCATGCATGAAGGTAGATTTTATTAGGTGTGTTGGCT
This genomic interval carries:
- the lrit1b gene encoding leucine-rich repeat, immunoglobulin-like domain and transmembrane domain-containing protein 1b, with the translated sequence MLGRLEVGLCLTFVSCLPVLSLTCPALCSCFYHKLSGGSKARSVLCNDPDLTSVPTSFPFDTSKLRIEKTPITQISSEAFTSLSSLEFLWMSFNSLSLLHSDSFRGLSDLIELRLEGNLITSFPWESLSDMSSLRLLDLHNNEIFSIPAEAATFIQNLSYLDLSSNNLATLPPEVLTLWFAPKPPTVAENSKIILGLHENPWQCDCRLFDLVQFQTSPSSTSALIDTGLRCSEPESLSGVFFSDVELQRCQVPRVHTAVAKVRSSVGNDVLLRCGTVGVPTPELAWSRADGKTVNGTVLQEVSNEGITWSILSLPNVSYHDSGKYVCRAANFVGSTTAVISLVITDAWQVGETSVKKTSGRKNGDTGRAAYQDKLVAQNVPPSSSSVGVPVSELLNGSSSTRMSPIASSRLGPASIRRQLSGPRGILMTSARSHTAIFATLDL
- the rgrb gene encoding retinal G protein coupled receptor b, whose protein sequence is MAQTLPEGFSDFDMFSFGSVLLVGGLLGFFLNLVSILAFLNMKEIRTPSNSFVFCLALADLGLNCNGLASAYASYLRYWPFGPEGCQIHAFQGLVSILAAISFLGAVAWDRYHMYCTKQKMFWSTAVTMSTIMWLLASIWAALPLPFIGWGVFDFEPMHVGCTLDYTRGDREYRTYTLALTLLYLAFPLLIMYSSYSSIYAYFKKTHNFKFNTGLPIKSLLVFWGPYVVICLYACLENTKVLCPKLRMVLPVLAKLSPISNALLYAYGNEFYRDGIWQFVTGQKQVDKKK